The region CAGTTATGCGTATGTTGCGGACGGGGGTTCAGGTCTGCGGGTGGTTGATGTGTCCAATCCATCCAATCCGGTGGAGATAGGGCACTGTGAGACTCCAGGCTATGCCCGGGGCGTGGCAGTTGCAGGCAGTTATGCGTATGTTGCGGATGACTATCACGGTCTGCGCGTTATTGATGTGTCCAATCCATCCAATCCGGTAGAGCGCGGTTATTACAATACACCGGGTTCGGCCAATGGTGTGGCGGTCAGTGGCANNNNNNNNNNNNNNNNNNNNNNNNNNNNNNNNNNNNNNNNNNNNNNNNNNNNNNNNNNNNNNNNNNNNNNNNNNNNNNNNNNNNNNNNNNNNNNNNNNNNGTGTGGCGGTCAGTGGCAGTTATGCCTATGTGGCAGACGGCAGTTCAGGTCTGCGGGTGGTTGATGTGTCCAATCCATCCAATCCGGTAGAAGTGGGTTCTTGTAATACACCGAGCATCGCCTGGGGTGTTGCAGTTGCAGGCAGTTACGCCTATGTTGCGGATGGCGACTCTGGTCTGCGGGTGGTTGATGTGTCCAATCCAACCGAGCCTGTGGAGCGAACCCACGGGTATACTTGGTCAAGAGCCCGGGGCGTTGCAGTTGCAAACAATTATGCCTTTGTGGCTGCAGAGTCCACTGGTCTGCGCATAATGAATGTTTCCAACCCCGAAGAGGCGGTAGAACGTGGTTATTATGACACACCCGAATATGCCCACGGTGTTGTGGTCAGTGGCAACTATGCATATGTTGCGGATGGTGGTTCAGGTTTACGGATAATCGAATTTTATGGGCAGGAAACAGGAGATTCGTTAAACTGCCGGGAGGTTGGCGTTTGTAACACGCCGGGTGTAGCTCTGGGTGTTGCGGTCAGTAACAGTTATGCATATGTTGCGGACGGGGGTTCAGGTCTGCGCGTGGTTGATGTGTCCAATCCATCCAATCCGGTGGAGGTAGGGCACTGTGAGACTCCGGGTTATGCCCGATGTGTTGCGGTTGCTGGCAGTTATGCGTATGTGGCGGATGATTATCACGGTCTGCGCGTTATTGATGTGTCCAATCCAACCAATCCGGTGGAGCGCGGTTATTACAATACACCGGGTTCGGCCAATGGTGTGGCGGTCAGTGGCAGTTATGCCTATGTGGCAGACGGCAGTTCAGGTCTGCGGGTGGTTGATGTGTCCAATCCATCCAATCCGGTAGAGCGCGGTTATTACAATACACCGGGTTCGGCCAATGGTGTGGCGGTCAGTGGCAGTTATGCCTATGTGGCAGACGGCAGTTCAGGTCTGCGCGTGGTTGATGTGTCCAATCCAACCAATCCGGTGGAAGTGGGCTATTGTAATACACCGAGCATCGCCTGGGGTGTTGCGGTTGCAGGCAGTTACGCTTATATTGCGGATGGCGACTCTGGTTTACGGGTGATTGATGTCTCCAATCCAGGCGTGCCCGTGGAACGAAGCCATTGTAATACTGTATCAAGAGCCCGGGGTGTGGCAGTTGCAGGCAATTATGCCTTTGTTGCTGCAGAGATGGCTGGTCTCCGGGTTATTGATATTTCAGAGCCGTCAAATCCACAGGAAAGGGGCTCATATGATACGCCGGGCTATGCCAATGGTGTGGCGGTCAGTGGCAATTATGCCTATGTGGCAGACGGGACGACCGGACTTTTAATAATTGAATTTACCGGTCATGGAGTTAATGAAGCAGCATTTACTGCAGGAACTGAGCTGGGTACATCGCCGACGATTATTACCCGCACACTAATATTTCCCAGTGCCGCCGGCCACGACCGGGAAGTTTTTGCCCGACTTCTGAACATCAACGGCAGAAAGGTTCTTGACATCTATCCCGGAGTCAATGATGTGAGTCTTCTTCCCGCCGGTGTTTACTTTATAAGTTTTGGCGCCGGAACAAGTCAGTACGGATACCAGCGGGTGATTATCGGTAAATAAAAAAGATAAACAGATAAAAGGGCATCAACGGTTTGTCGTTCCGAAAGGTGATGTAATTTTCTTAATCCAACGCTGGAGGCTACCAAGCCAGTTTCTCCCGAAGTTGATTAAGGCGGAACCTATGGCGCCAAGAAGAACCGCCAGGGAAAGTCCAACCGGACACCCTGCTCTGCCGCAGCACGGGCAGGTGTTACCCAGCGCCGCATAGGTACCACCAATTCCCGCCCACAGCCCGAGAAAACGGAAGAGTCCGCCCAACCGGCGCAAGATATTTTTCATCTACTTACCCTATTTACCGGTAAGCAGTTTCTTCAGTTCGTCTTTGGACAGAATTTTTCCCTGACTGACCACCTTGCCGTCAATCACCAGACCCGGAGTCATAAACACACCCATTGCCGCAAACTTTTTGATGTCGGTCACCTTTTCCACATTGGCAGCAATTTGCAGCTCTGCCAGTGTGTCAATCACCCGCTTTTCCAGTTCCTGACAGCGGGGACATCCAACACCAAGTATTTTTATATCCATCTAATCCTCCCTTCTGATTTGGGCTAAAAGTTCTCTAACCTTTTCTCTGATAATGTCCCGGACCCGACGGAACTCATCAAGCGATTTGCCCTTTGGGTCCGGGATGTTCCACTCAATCCTTCTCACGCCAGGAATAAACGGACATTCTACCTCACAACCCATCGTTACCAGATAGTCAAACTTCAAATCGGGCAGGTCGGAAAAACTTTTTGGTTTCGCCTTTGATATATCAACCCCCGCCTCCTGCATCACACCAATCGCCTCAGGAGAAACCGCCTCTTCGGGCTGGGTTCCTGCCGAGACACACTCAACATCGCGACTTAGCACCCGACAGAACCCTTCTGCCATTTGACTCCGGCAGGAGTTACCAACACAGGCAAAAAGAATCTTAATCATATCTGCACCCCTTTCTTTTCTATTGCTGGCATACTACTCGTCTAAAATAATGACCCAAAGACGACACCGACAAAAGTTGATAGCATAATCACCAGAACAATGTAGGTAATTCCCTTCTTAAATCCAATTGTCCTTATGATGACAATCATTGAAGGCAAAGAGAGCGCCGGTCCTGATAAAAGCAACGCCAGCGCCGGACCTTTTCCCATCCCTGACCCTAAGAGCCCCTGCAGGATTGGAATCTCGGTCAGAGTCGCAAAGTACATTAAGGCACCAGAAACCGAGGCAAAAAGGTTGGCGAAAATTGAGTTTCCTCCCACCAGCCCGGCAATTACCGAATCGGGAATCACACCCCGGTTCAAGCCTGGTCTACCCAAGAGAAACCCGGCAACAAACACCCCGGCAAGAAGTAAAGGGAGAATCTGCTTGGCAAAACCCCAGGTGGCTAAAACCCAGGCTTTGCGCTCCTCACCATTAAACCAGCGCCAGACCATTAGCAAAGTCAGAATTAGAAAAAGCGCGGCGAGGAACCACTTCACCGAATAGACTGTGTTAAAGAAACCAATCGGCTGTCTGGGCTTGCCCCAGTTGGCAAATACGAGAAAGAGAATCATCGCCGCGAAATAAAGAACATTCTGCCATAGCCGGCGCCTTGGCGCCTCGGCGCTTATTGAAAACTCTGCCGCCTCAGCCCGCTGTTTTTCCGAACGAAAGAAAATCGCCGCCATCAAAAGCCCGATAACCACCGAAAAAACAACCGCCCCAATCGCCCGCGCCGCACCCAGTTCTAAACCAAGCACCCTGCCGGTCATAATTATCGCTAAAATGTTAATCGCCGGGCCCGAATAGAGAAATGTTGTCGCCACCCCCAAACCGGCACCCGCATAGTAAATACCCATAAACATCGGCAAAACTGTGCAGGAGCAGACCGCAAGGATTGCCCCGGATACAGAGGCGATTGAGTAAGCAAGCACTTTGTTTCCTTTCGGACCAAAGTACTTTAACACCGCCTCCTTGGAGATGAAGTTCTGTATTGCCCCGGCGATAAAGAAGGCAGGAACAAGGCACAAAAGTACATGGAGCCGGGCATAATCCTGCAGCATCAGAAACCCCTCAAGAAGGGCGTTCTGAACCCGGCTATGCGCAAAAGGCAAGAAATAGAAAAGCAGAAACGCCCCAAGGATGATTAAAAACTTGGTTCTTTCTTTCATTTTATGTACCCCTTATGCACTCCAGATTAAATAAATACCACCTAAAATTACCAAAGCGCCGCAGACCTTTTTCACAACACCGACCGTGTTTGACTTTGCCGCCCAGTTGAGATAGTGCTGGACAACTTCGGTAAGACTGCCGGCACCGACAATTACGGCACAGTGCCCAACCGCATAAACCAGCAAAAGAAACAGCCCATGAAGCAAACGGCTACTACCCATTGCAAATACAATTGCCAGCATCGGTGCCATATAGGCAAATGTGCAGGGTCCAAGCCCGATGCCGAATAATAGACCGAGCACGAAAGCCGCTCCCGCACCACCCTTTTTAACCTTGTGCCCACCAACCTTACCTAAGAATGGTAACGAAATAACCTCAATCAGGTAGAGCCCGACGATAAAGAAAACCACCGCAACAATATAATTGCCATAAGGACCGATATCGCCCAGCATCTTGCCCGAAACCCCGGTGACAACACCAATCAGGGCGATGGTGCTGAGTCCCCCGAGCGCAAAAAGAAAAGAAAGGAAAAAAGCCCGTCGGTTGGTTATCTCCCCCTGTCCGCTGATAAACCCAACAATTAGCGGAATAGTTGACAGATGGCAAGGGCTCAAAAGGATACTCAAAACACCCCACAGGAAAGCGCCCAGAATTGCTATCAACGGGCTGGCTTGAATTAAACCGGAGAGCCATTCAAGCGTCGTTCGCACCATTCTTAATCCACCCCTATTTCTTTAAGTTTCTTCTTGATATCCTCTTTTGACAGGAAACCCTCATGGCGCCAGAAAATCTTCCCGTCTTTATCGAAAAATATCTGGGTAGGAATCAACCGAACATTGTAGCGGTTCGCCAGATGCCGGTATTCGCTTATCTCAAGAATCAGAAAGTTCACCCGGTCACCCATCTCATTCTGCAACTCGGCAAAGATTGGCTTCATCATCTTGCAGGGGACGCAACTGCCCGCCCCCAAATCAAGCACCGTTGGTTTACCGCTCTGCAACGCCTTATCTAGCGGGTCCGCGGGCCGCTTCGCCTTCATCGTTGCGAGCCACTTCTCATTTTTCTCCACCTTTGCCCGGTTTTTTAACTCCTCAATAAGCCCGTTTAGCGCCGAATCTGCCTTTTGCTGCCGGAGAAAGTTCTCGATATCCCGCTTCACCTGCTCAAAACTCGCCCCGCGCATATCCGCCTTCCGCTCCTCATAAAAGTTTCGCAATTCCTGTTCGGATACCACCACCTTCTCGGCAATATCATTAAGCAATGCTCCTATCGCCCGGTCCTTTTTATCCTCCTCATCCTTCGCCCTGCTTACATTCTCCGCAAACCCCTTCTTTTTTGCCTCCTGATAAAGGAGTTCTCGAATTATCAACTGCTCGAGAAAACCCTCCGGGTCGTTTTGAAAGGCGCTTTTATACTCCGCCGGTAAATTGTGTAGCCGCTCGTCAAAATATTTGTTATCAATCTTTACCCCATTGACCACGGCAAGAGCCGACCCTTGCGCCACGCTTTGGGGAGACTCCACCGCAGCCGAATCCGCCTTCTCGTCAGTAACATTGGTATCCTTTGACATCAGCAGTTGACGGTCATCATCCGGCAAAGCAGATCTCGTGCTAACCGAATCCCCTGTTTCCGATTTCACTCGCGCCGCTGCCTTTCCTTTATTTTTCACCATCAAAACCGCACCTACCACCACTATAAGTAAAACGATTACCAGAATGTTAACCCATCCCTTTTTCATCTTCTTCCTCCCTTTTTAACATCTCCTGAACGAGTTCGATAAGTTTTAAAACCCTCAAATCCGCGATTCGGTAAATCACCCTTCTTCCTTCCTGCCTTGATTCAAGGATACCCGCCCGTTCAAGAATCGCCAGATGCCTTGAAATTACGGTCCGGTCCCGCTCCAGATGCGGGGTAATTTCACAGACACACAGTTCATTACCACCACACATAGAGTCTTGACCCCGCGCAAGGAGCGCAACAATCTCCAGACGCACCGGGTGCGCCAGCGCCGCAAACACCATATCAGGACTCAACTCAGTCCTTATGTGCATATGTGCACAATAATACACATATTTTATCCCCTGTCAACTAATTTGACAGAGAGATTTTATCGATTATTGTTTTGCAGGTAGTTAAACTTAAATTAAAACAAGGAGTTATCAATGTCTACCAAAAAGTGCTTGGCGCTGGGAGTGC is a window of candidate division WOR-3 bacterium DNA encoding:
- a CDS encoding thioredoxin family protein, whose product is MDIKILGVGCPRCQELEKRVIDTLAELQIAANVEKVTDIKKFAAMGVFMTPGLVIDGKVVSQGKILSKDELKKLLTGK
- a CDS encoding arsenate reductase ArsC; translation: MIKILFACVGNSCRSQMAEGFCRVLSRDVECVSAGTQPEEAVSPEAIGVMQEAGVDISKAKPKSFSDLPDLKFDYLVTMGCEVECPFIPGVRRIEWNIPDPKGKSLDEFRRVRDIIREKVRELLAQIRRED
- a CDS encoding permease, producing MKERTKFLIILGAFLLFYFLPFAHSRVQNALLEGFLMLQDYARLHVLLCLVPAFFIAGAIQNFISKEAVLKYFGPKGNKVLAYSIASVSGAILAVCSCTVLPMFMGIYYAGAGLGVATTFLYSGPAINILAIIMTGRVLGLELGAARAIGAVVFSVVIGLLMAAIFFRSEKQRAEAAEFSISAEAPRRRLWQNVLYFAAMILFLVFANWGKPRQPIGFFNTVYSVKWFLAALFLILTLLMVWRWFNGEERKAWVLATWGFAKQILPLLLAGVFVAGFLLGRPGLNRGVIPDSVIAGLVGGNSIFANLFASVSGALMYFATLTEIPILQGLLGSGMGKGPALALLLSGPALSLPSMIVIIRTIGFKKGITYIVLVIMLSTFVGVVFGSLF
- a CDS encoding cytochrome c biogenesis protein CcdA → MVRTTLEWLSGLIQASPLIAILGAFLWGVLSILLSPCHLSTIPLIVGFISGQGEITNRRAFFLSFLFALGGLSTIALIGVVTGVSGKMLGDIGPYGNYIVAVVFFIVGLYLIEVISLPFLGKVGGHKVKKGGAGAAFVLGLLFGIGLGPCTFAYMAPMLAIVFAMGSSRLLHGLFLLLVYAVGHCAVIVGAGSLTEVVQHYLNWAAKSNTVGVVKKVCGALVILGGIYLIWSA
- a CDS encoding thioredoxin domain-containing protein; translated protein: MKKGWVNILVIVLLIVVVGAVLMVKNKGKAAARVKSETGDSVSTRSALPDDDRQLLMSKDTNVTDEKADSAAVESPQSVAQGSALAVVNGVKIDNKYFDERLHNLPAEYKSAFQNDPEGFLEQLIIRELLYQEAKKKGFAENVSRAKDEEDKKDRAIGALLNDIAEKVVVSEQELRNFYEERKADMRGASFEQVKRDIENFLRQQKADSALNGLIEELKNRAKVEKNEKWLATMKAKRPADPLDKALQSGKPTVLDLGAGSCVPCKMMKPIFAELQNEMGDRVNFLILEISEYRHLANRYNVRLIPTQIFFDKDGKIFWRHEGFLSKEDIKKKLKEIGVD
- a CDS encoding metalloregulator ArsR/SmtB family transcription factor, with translation MHIRTELSPDMVFAALAHPVRLEIVALLARGQDSMCGGNELCVCEITPHLERDRTVISRHLAILERAGILESRQEGRRVIYRIADLRVLKLIELVQEMLKREEEDEKGMG